From the Mycobacterium sp. DL592 genome, the window CGGCCTGTTTGGGAATGACCCGCACCGACAGTTCCTCCCCCGACAGGTCGGCTCCGGGCAGCTCGAAGTTCTCGGCAGTGTCTGATTCGTCGACGTCGACGACAGCTGATTGCGCCTCGTTGCGCCGTGCCTTGAGCTCCTCGAGCGAATCCTCGGACACGTCGTCGGTCTCTGAACGCCGTGGGGCGTCGTAATCGGTAGCCATCGTCTGTCCCCTCGTAACCTCAGCAAGGCTTTGTATCAGCGTCGAACGCATCCGCCAAACGATTCGTGCCCAGATCACACCGCGTTGAAGTGTGATTTACGTCACATCTATTG encodes:
- a CDS encoding DUF4193 domain-containing protein, encoding MATDYDAPRRSETDDVSEDSLEELKARRNEAQSAVVDVDESDTAENFELPGADLSGEELSVRVIPKQADEFTCSSCFLVHHRSRLASEKNGTMICTDCAA